One genomic region from Pyxicephalus adspersus chromosome 1, UCB_Pads_2.0, whole genome shotgun sequence encodes:
- the NDUFV3 gene encoding NADH dehydrogenase [ubiquinone] flavoprotein 3, mitochondrial, whose protein sequence is MAALPVLRSVRRLRSEVALLPRIVITPRRAESGGKGAERPEINKTLLSFPAKQVRPPGGSTMGTTTILQQLGMESSVDPELGPERSEPDREEESSSSSDSDSDQEDDKKKVTETPKKKELSGQMEEKKAGEGLRNIALAVGKQVKRKPQSVETTPSGGQDLTGEHLVDTAPTVGKQVKRKPQSVDTTPSGGQDLTGELLVEVAPAVGKQVKRKPQSVETTPSGGQDLTGEHLVDVAPAVGKQVKRQPESVETTPSGGQDLAGEDLVDVAPGAVREMDAPSPGCAEQRLAGSQDVPEMSASDESRDLPGEPSASLDLQAPCEELPAAVSLTPPPSATPPPEQPFDNSKYQNQQHFLYTPFTFVDYDVELSKFRLPQPSSGRPSPWH, encoded by the exons ATGGCGGCGTTACCAGTGCTGAGATCTGTGAGGAGACTTCGTTCAGAG GTGGCGCTATTACCCCGAATTGTCATCACCCCAAGACGGGCTGAAAGCGGAG GTAAGGGGGCAGAACGGCCAGAAATCAATAAGACGCTGCTGTCATTTCCAGCCAAGCAGGTCCGGCCACCAGGTGGCAGCACAATGGGCACAACCACAATTCTCCAACAACTAGGGATGGAAAGTTCTGTGGACCCGGAATTGGGACCCGAGAGATCGGAACCTGACCGGGAGGAAGAATCCTCATCATCCTCAGACTCTGACAGTGACCAGGAAGATGACAAGAAGAAAGTGACTGAGACCCCAAAGAAAAAAGAACTATCAGGACAAATGGAAGAAAAGAAAGCTGGAGAAGGCTTGAGGAATATTGCCTTGGCTGTGGGCAAACAGGTGAAGAGGAAGCCCCAGTCTGTAGAGACGACCCCTAGTGGTGGCCAGGATCTCACTGGGGAACACTTGGTGGATACTGCCCCCACTGTGGGCAAACAGGTGAAGAGGAAGCCCCAGTCTGTAGACACGACCCCTAGTGGTGGCCAGGATCTCACTGGTGAACTCTTGGTGGAAGTTGCCCCGGCTGTGGGCAAACAAGTGAAGAGGAAGCCCCAGTCTGTAGAGACGACCCCTAGTGGTGGCCAGGATCTCACTGGGGAACACTTGGTGGATGTTGCCCCGGCTGTGGGCAAACAGGTGAAGAGACAGCCCGAGTCTGTAGAGACGACCCCTAGTGGCGGCCAGGATCTCGCTGGGGAAGACTTGGTGGATGTTGCACCAGGTGCAGTAAGAGAGATGGACGCTCCGTCTCCAGGTTGTGCTGAGCAGAGGCTTGCAGGCAGCCAGGATGTCCCAGAGATGTCGGCCTCTGATGAAAGCAGAGATCTTCCTGGAGAACCTTCAGCCTCTCTTGACCTTCAGGCTCCATGTGAGGAACTTCCGGCAGCAGTCTCAT TGACTCCGCCTCCTTCAGCTACCCCACCTCCAGAACAACCGTTCGATAATTCCAAATATCAGAACCAACAGCATTTCCTTTACACCCCTTTTACCTTTGTGGATTATGATGTAGAGCTTTCCAAGTTCCGTCTCCCTCAGCCTTCATCTGGAAGACCTTCCCCCTGGCACTGA